The following coding sequences are from one Panicum hallii strain FIL2 chromosome 5, PHallii_v3.1, whole genome shotgun sequence window:
- the LOC112894077 gene encoding protein DMP10-like: MASSPPAILIQMPSSQTNATAPPTPKDEPPTMPMAERSGTTTDKVMASASNLAQLLPTGTVLAFQALSPSFTNHGNCSSSNQWLTAVLVGVLAVFSLFFSFTDSVVGCDRKLYYGVATPHGFNVFNFSGEEEKREWADELQKLRLRPLDYVHAFFTAVVFLTVAFSDVGLQRCFFPNADANTNELLKNLPLGTAFLASFVFLIFPTKRKGIGYSDTTPRQKA, translated from the coding sequence ATGGCATCTTCACCTCCGGCCATCCTGATCCAGATGCCTTCTTCGCAGACCAACGCGACAGCACCGCCGACACCTAAGGATGAACCCCCGACCATGCCGATGGCAGAGCGCTCCGGGACAACGACAGACAAGGTTATGGCGAGCGCATCCAACCTAGCGCAGCTCCTGCCGACGGGCACGGTGCTGGCGTTCCAGGCTTTGTCCCCGTCCTTCACGAACCACGGCAACTGCAGCTCCTCCAACCAGTGGCTCACGGCCGTGCTGGTCGGCGTCCTTGCCGttttctcccttttcttctccttcaCCGACAGCGTCGTCGGCTGCGACCGCAAGCTCTACTACGGCGTGGCGACGCCGCACGGGTTCAACGTGTTCAACTTCTCCGGGGAGGAGGAGAAGCGGGAGTGGGCGGAcgagctccagaagctccggCTCCGCCCGCTCGACTACGTGCACGCCTTCTTCACCGCCGTGGTGTTCCTCACCGTGGCGTTCAGCGACGTCGGGCTGCAGAGGTGCTTCTTCCCCAACGCTGATGCCAACACCAACGAGCTCCTGAAGAATCTGCCTCTGGGGACGGCGTTCCTTGCGAGCTTTGTGTTCTTGATCTTCCCAACGAAAAGGAAGGGCATCGGATACAGCGATACAACTCCCCGTCAGAAGGCATGA